The stretch of DNA agctagatgggcttcacacttaaaaccaattggttttaagtgtgaagccggTCTATCTTAACAGATGGTAAAACTTGGATCATCCTCAAGTTatgaaattgttttatatttacgtGTTCATGTTGTTGGTTTAATAAGTTTCCGGTTAAACACAATTTTGTTTTCATGTGTTTGCAGTGTCCGCTTTTGTTTCCATACagttttgctttgatttttgTTTCGCTTTCCAAAGAATTTCCTACCATGTGTCAAAGTCTTGTGTGGTTTGTGCAATTGTGCAGAGGGCTGTCTAATACCACCAGCAAATGGAAGTGTCGAATAGAGTCCACAGCATATTTACAAACacaataaattagttttaaaagtGTATAATtctatttatgtatattttataatctctagtaaataaattatgaacttaacaaaaaaaatttaaaaattgtttaaatgccaaaatattaattcgattaagaatataagttttatttttccatacgatatttgttaaatatttttcatataaattcacaTATCCTAGTTTATTGTGTTTGTAAATATGCTGTTAATAATTTTTGAACAAACCCATAAATAATTTGAGATCGCACTGGATTTGTCTATCTGATAATTTCGAGAGACTGGTGATAGTTTTctcgaatcttttttttttgtaaatttagttTTCTCGAATCTTCATGCCAGTATTTAAAGTTTGAATCAGAAAACTCAAGATATAGTTTTTTGTTAAGAACATAAAGCCCATGATGACCTTAGTTTCtgaaatatacataaaataatgtataaataACTATAAAGACTCTATACTAGACATGTAATCTCATATATTGTTGGAGGTAGACTTCAGACCTCTATCAATGCCCGGCTCAATTCTAAAAAGAGTACATTGAATTCTTCAAACCtctacatattttaaaaaatatgtaaattaaatgtttttttaatttctttggACAAtcctattatttcaatttattaTCAATTCTCATGACGCGGTAAATCTACTAGTTACGGTAACTGTTGTGTCTACATGTTCAAAACTTATCAGTAACTCTTTCAATTTTCATGACAAGACTTGCTTGCATGGAATTGCATTGTCAGTTTTTGATTCCATCTTGTGGTCCAACTCTTACATATTTGTGTTTCCTGTTTTCCTTAAATAAGTTTCCCCTAGTTATCAAGCTCTTGTGCTTTTTGAGTTTCtaagatttatttaaaaagaacataaaaagaGACCGTGAAGAGCTTTTCAAATCTTTACATTGTTATTCCAAATCTGAATCAGAGAGCTTACCACAAAGCCCCTGGTTTCTCGATTGTTAACCATACCAGGACTTTATACTTTATCATATAGCGCAGAGACATGTAAACCGAGCATGAGTTACGACTAAAATGGACTGCAACTAGATACAATGTTCAAATGTTCTTTTGCAAATCCGTCAGAACTGCATCTAGTAGTTAACCTTTAAGGTACGTCGTCCACGTTATGATCAATCCACAGCATCAGGAAGGTCCTTTAGCACCTGCGAATATGTAAAACGCTCTCTGTTAGCTTCTAACTCATCAAATACAACTCAGACATGTAACAGAACTATACTTAGACCGATGTGTAACTTTTGCGTTAAGGTCTTTCCGTAAGAAAAGATGGTTTTACGTACGTGGTAAAGATGCCAAGAAGCATAAGCATCGGTTGCTGCATACTGTAACTGCTCCTTTGACAGAGGACGCACCTCCCAGTTTCCGAGCCTGATTCTATTCGGCTTAAGGAGCTGCAGAGAGTAATCCCAAAGTTGTTAAGAGAAGATTAGGATCAAGCTTTTGCAATCAACAAAGCCCCATGTGGTACCTCTTTGCAAACGAGTGTCTCAGTAAGTGACGCAAGGCCCCATTTTTTCAAACCTCCGCCAATTTTTCTGTTGGCTAAATCAGAAAGATCTTCGACATCTTTGATGGACACTCCATGGTCATGGAAAAGCTTCACAGAGTCACCGTTGATTCCAATACCTACCTACATATGAGTATTCAGAGCTTGAGCATACATGGCGTGCAAACAAGAACTTTGATCAATCCAAGATGTTAAACAAACCTTTACAAGTGTTGAATCCTCAATAAGATGTTGGAGACTCTGTGGGATGCCAGAGTGGATAATTTGCATGACATCACAATAACTATTATCTACACATATCTGCACAACTGCCACTTTCCCTGGGAGAACACCTGAAAAAATATCCATATTTTCGCTAATCATCAGTATATACCAGCAAACACTAAAGAGTTGATGAAAATGTCCCGTCGTCTACATCATAATAAGATCTTCAAAGAATTGACATGAGTTGAAGCATCCGTGGTTGAGATTTCAAAGTATTGTCAACCAAAAGATCATCTTGTATCTAAAGTGCAGGACAACatataaaaagaataagaatttaacattcattcaaaaaaataaataaatagataaaaagtttACAGTTTCAAGAAACACTATCATTACAACATAGATGAGCAGAAGAGTATAAGAGGTATGCTTAAGAGCAACGTAGCGTATAAAATGCATGAAGCAATGGAGACTACACAAGTGAGCCATCTACACTTTCTTCAGATAATCAAGAAAGAAGATAACAACCATAAGCTGTTTATGATctaaagagaagagaagagacgCATCCATAGAGATAAAATGCAGTAATGAACGAGATCAAATGCATTTGACTGAACATTGCAATACTATATAAAACTGAAACTTAAAAGGAGCAGAGACCAAGATAAGACCCTAATGGGATGGTTAGCATAATAAAATACCTTTTCGAAAATTGGGTCTCCACTCAATATCAAAGCCAATAAAAGCACGTCCAGAATGATCTCTCTTGGTATCGAGAACCTTAAGAAGCTGCATTGCTCGCCTATCAACCTCACTAGCAGTCTTGCTATACAAAATCCTCCCTCCAAACCTCATCGCTGGAAAATTCTTCGCTGGCAAATTTAACATTAAGGATATAAGTTGCTTTTGCTACACAATGGAGAAATTTATAAGACGAATGGAGAAAGGATCCATATGAATCAAGAGAAGCTCATCAAAATTTACCTCTGCAACGAGAGAGTGGAAATCGCTTAGAGGGTGTGGGAGAAGTGATGGAACGAGGCAATTGGCGGCGCCGGATCTGATTTGGATTTGAGGTCGCAGGCCTTACGgtcgaagaagaagacgattGGGAGAGATGGGAAGCCTCGATGGCCTCGATTGCGACAAGATCCTCCTCTGTAAACTCCTCGTCTCCCCAACTTGACGACATTAGTTGTTTGAGAGAGAAAAAATGGGATAGAATTATTACCTTGGAGGAGTTGGAGGGAAGGATCTGAAATGAATTTAGGACTCTTGGAAGttttcttaatttctttttgtgCTG from Raphanus sativus cultivar WK10039 unplaced genomic scaffold, ASM80110v3 Scaffold3399, whole genome shotgun sequence encodes:
- the LOC130506550 gene encoding 3'-5' exonuclease-like; its protein translation is MSSSWGDEEFTEEDLVAIEAIEASHLSQSSSSSTVRPATSNPNQIRRRQLPRSITSPTPSKRFPLSRCRAKNFPAMRFGGRILYSKTASEVDRRAMQLLKVLDTKRDHSGRAFIGFDIEWRPNFRKGVLPGKVAVVQICVDNSYCDVMQIIHSGIPQSLQHLIEDSTLVKVGIGINGDSVKLFHDHGVSIKDVEDLSDLANRKIGGGLKKWGLASLTETLVCKELLKPNRIRLGNWEVRPLSKEQLQYAATDAYASWHLYHVLKDLPDAVD